The region CCGGGCTGACCCTGCTGGCCGGGCTGCGCGCCGACCGGCTGGCCGGGCTGCTGCTGCGGGAGCTGCTGGCCGTACGGGCCCGGCTGCTGCGAGGGCTGCTGCTGCGGAGCCTGGGGCGCACCGCCGAAGCCACCGCCGGCAGCGCCTCCACCGAGTCCGCCACCGAGTCCGCCACCGCCGCCGACCCCACCGCTCGACAGCGGGATCTGCGCCTTGGTGATCATCGCGCGCGCATCGCTGGCGAGGTCCGGCAGGCACAGCACCGAGTACCGGCTCGCGACCACCTGCGAGGACGACACGAAGTCGCGCTTGCCGCCCGTGAAGGAGTAGGAGATGACGCCGAAGAGCGACCCGAACGCGGCGCCGATCGCGGCGCACGTCGCGATCGTGCCGACGAAGTTGCCCTCGGAGAACAGGCTGAGCAGCAGCCCGACGAAGATGCCGAACCACACGCCGGACAGCGCGCCCGCGGCCGCGACGCGCGGGTAGGACAGCCGCCCCGTCACCCGCTCGACCATCCGCAGGTCCGATCCGACGATCGTGACCGCCTGGACCGTGAACGCGCCGTCGGCCAGCGCGTCGACCGCCTTCTGCGCCTCGAGGTAGGTGGGGTAGGACGCGATCTCGACGCCCTGCGGCGGGGTGGGCACGCGCGTGGCGCGCGGATCGTTCATCGACATGCCCCCATTGTCGCGCGGAACGCGCCGATCGTGCGGTGCCGGGCGCGCCCGGACACGAACCTGCCCCACATCTGCACGTCGCGCTCGCGGGCGACGAGCCGGGAGCGGCCCCGCCGCGCCTACCCTGGAGGCCGTGAGCACTCCCTCCCGCGTCTTCGTCGCCCGCCTCGCCGGCACCGGCGTCTACGACCCCAACCGCGACCAGGTGGGCAAGGTGCACGACGTCGTGGTGGTGACGCGCACGACCGGCGCGCTGCGCGCCGTCGGGCTCGTGGTGGAGGTCGCGGGGAAGCGTCGCGTGTTCGTGCCGCTCTCGCGCGTGACCAGCATGGACGCCGGCGCCGTCATCACGACCGGCCTGCTGAACATGCGCCGCTTCGAGCAGCGTGCGGGCGAGACGCAGGTCGTCGGCCAGCTCCTGGACCGCACCGTCACGCTCCACGAGCGCGACGGCGGCGGGTCGGCCCGCCTCGAGGACGTCGGGATCGAGCTGCGACGCGGCCGCGACTGGGACGTCACCAAGCTGTTCGTGCGGCGCACCGTCACGAGCGGGCTGCGGCTGCGCCGCGGCGAGACGCTCCTGGTCGACGCCGACGCCGTCACCGGTCTCAGCGCGGTCCAGGCGGGTCAGGGCGCGTCCGCGCTGCTGGCGACGTTCGAGGGCCTCAAGCCCGCCGACGTGGCCGACAAGCTCCACGACCTCCCCGACGAGCGGCGGCTGCAGGTCGCCGTCGAGCTCGACGACGAGCGCCTGGCCGACGTGCTCGAGGAGCTGTCCGGCGAGGACTCCGTCGCCATCCTCACCGGTCTCGAGACCGACCGTGCCGCACGCGTGCTCGACGTCATGCAGCCCGACGACGCCGCCGACCTCGTGGCCGAGCTCCCTGCCGCGACCGCCGCCGAGCTGCTGGAACGCATGGAGCCGGAGGAGGCCGACGACGTGCGCCGCCTCCTCGCCTACGACGAGCACACCGCCGGTGGCCTCATGACCACGGAACCCGTGATCCTCGGCCCCGAGGCCACGATCGCCTCGGCGCTGGCCCACGTGCGCCGTCGCGACCTCTCCCCCGCGC is a window of Litorihabitans aurantiacus DNA encoding:
- a CDS encoding general stress protein, which encodes MSMNDPRATRVPTPPQGVEIASYPTYLEAQKAVDALADGAFTVQAVTIVGSDLRMVERVTGRLSYPRVAAAGALSGVWFGIFVGLLLSLFSEGNFVGTIATCAAIGAAFGSLFGVISYSFTGGKRDFVSSSQVVASRYSVLCLPDLASDARAMITKAQIPLSSGGVGGGGGLGGGLGGGAAGGGFGGAPQAPQQQPSQQPGPYGQQLPQQQPGQPVGAQPGQQGQPGQPGQPGQPGQPAQQGHQPAPQQPRPDTPDLNEPPRYGQRIDGDQQRPPQ